The following proteins are encoded in a genomic region of Fusarium oxysporum f. sp. lycopersici 4287 chromosome 1, whole genome shotgun sequence:
- a CDS encoding dihydrodipicolinate synthase yields the protein MAPQELTGILVALITPFKPDGTVDLPALDAHIQRQISAGVHGLVPGGSTGEFTALTLQERKDVLDQCVKSAAGRVPVVAGIGDLTTSGVVELAKHAAEVGAAATMIVPPFYDAPNLKQLREMFGEIYKESGLPIMYYNIPSASGVSLSPAEIAGLSDVGVKYLKDTSGNAPALTDLLFHHHNDITALNGWDTLTFYGLCAGAKGSVWGTTNVLPELSVQLWNAIAVDGDLKKGRELWSKIFPVCKFLEAHHYGAGIKTGMELQGWKTGGLRKPFALLEDDERAELAQLLKDAGVKLA from the coding sequence ATGGCCCCCCAAGAACTCACAGGCATCCTAGTCGCCCTCATTACCCCCTTCAAACCCGACGGCACAGTCGATCTCCCCGCCCTCGACGCCCACATCCAACGTCAAATCTCCGCCGGCGTGCACGGCCTAGTCCCCGGCGGCAGCACCGGTGAATTCACAGCCCTCACCCTGCAAGAGCGCAAAGATGTTCTCGACCAATGCGTCAAGTCAGCTGCTGGTCGTGTCCCCGTCGTCGCTGGCATCGGCGACCTGACTACCTCCGGTGTTGTAGAGCTCGCTAAGCACGCTGCTGAAGTTGGAGCCGCTGCTACTATGATTGTGCCGCCGTTCTACGATGCGCCAAACTTGAAGCAGTTGAGGGAGATGTTTGGTGAGATTTACAAGGAGAGCGGATTGCCGATTATGTACTACAACATTCCCAGTGCGAGCGGTGTAAGCTTGTCACCTGCGGAGATCGCTGGTCTTTCAGATGTTGGCGTCAAGTATCTTAAGGATACCTCTGGAAATGCACCCGCTCTTACAGATCTTCTCTTCCACCATCACAACGACATCACCGCCCTCAACGGCTGGGATACATTGACCTTCTACGGTCTCTGCGCCGGTGCCAAGGGCTCAGTCTGGGGAACCACCAATGTCCTTCCCGAACTTTCAGTGCAGCTTTGGAACGCTATcgctgttgatggtgatctGAAGAAGGGACGTGAGCTTTGGTCCAAGATCTTCCCTGTGTGCAAGTTTTTGGAGGCGCATCATTATGGTGCTGGTATCAAGACTGGCATGGAGTTGCAGGGCTGGAAGACGGGAGGTCTGCGAAAGCCGTTTGCTCTTttggaggatgatgagagggCTGAGCTTGCGCAGCTTCTGAAGGATGCTGGTGTCAAGCTGGCTTAA